Proteins found in one Pelmatolapia mariae isolate MD_Pm_ZW linkage group LG7, Pm_UMD_F_2, whole genome shotgun sequence genomic segment:
- the ch25hl1.1 gene encoding cholesterol 25-hydroxylase-like protein 1, member 1 translates to MLNITEPSLQFLPCRSSDRLLQPFWDYLLFHYMPLISSPFFPVLLAFSSYFFFSLPFAVLDLLGEKVPLFHQYKIQPNRKPTLKMMGDNFMVAFYNHIFFVLPAVIISIFIMPAPPLPRDAPTVYELFIDMLAVLLLFDTQYFIWHFMHHKHPQLYRWIHAVHHEYIAPFSWSSERLSIPELMTVGFWSNRDPVLLNCHPLTTWCIAVFSIWMSVEDHIGYDLPWTLNHLVPLGLLGGAPAHDMHHQRPSTNYAPFFSHWDRIFGTAAPLKKKNELKSK, encoded by the coding sequence ATGCTGAACATCACTGAACCTTCCCTGCAGTTCTTGCCTTGCAGGAGCTCAGACCGTCTTCTGCAGCCATTCTGGgattatttactttttcactACATGCCTCTCATCTCATCCCCATTTTTCCCCGTCCTACTCGCCTTTTCTAGCTATTTTTTCTTCAGCTTACCTTTTGCTGTGCTGGACCTCTTGGGAGAAAAGGTGCCTTTATTCCATCAGTACAAGATCCAACCAAACAGGAAGCCAACTTTGAAAATGATGGGTGACAACTTCATGGTCGCTTTTTATAACCACATCTTCTTTGTTTTACCAGCTGTAATAATCAGTATTTTCATTATGCCTGCACCACCACTGCCACGAGATGCCCCCACAGTATATGAACTGTTTATTGATATGCTGGCTGTACTGCTCCTCTTTGACACTCAGTACTTTATTTGGCATTTCATGCATCATAAGCATCCTCAGCTTTACCGCTGGATCCATGCAGTCCACCATGAATACATAGCACCTTTCTCATGGTCAAGTGAGCGGCTCAGCATCCCAGAGCTGATGACGGTGGGATTCTGGAGCAACCGTGATCCAGTTCTTCTAAACTGTCACCCACTGACCACATGGTGCATTGCAGTTTTTAGCATCTGGATGTCTGTTGAAGACCACATAGGCTACGACTTGCCGTGGACCTTGAACCACCTGGTGCCTTTAGGGCTGCTGGGTGGAGCACCAGCTCATGACATGCACCACCAGAGGCCGAGCACCAACTACGCTCCTTTCTTCAGCCACTGGGACAGAATTTTTGGCACTGCTGCccctttgaagaaaaaaaatgaactgaaaagcAAATAA
- the si:dkey-24l11.2 gene encoding uncharacterized protein si:dkey-24l11.2 yields MVNSEEERMEEGGLEGVTPAQQLCRFFSQGRHCNFGKKCKFLHVRDDGKAHEKETVSTSYPAASVGHRPSPVRRPCRYFIAGHCTMEDRCRFWHPPQLALLDDQPVPGNQTRAEQRIQPVPHPSVLQEVKLSDMTEDIAKQLRDTEISQLKKRFPKDQLIIQERSDGKVTYYRATVKATDPDWPFDLKEIDIMVSFPDNYPQEIFTLDIPLDQDLPSVMARHVQQASLEWLQAKHATNQLMGKVELLFRPFLRWLDRSLERLFTEGARQLKKDIDLEKAGLQFIPYQELQATVSETSEPASDAAAADRDEDIEMTQEEGKLVQQENLGGDEGTEKEETSHLVENIKISNPRRGTEVKLLGLMLGENTATVVAPQITVSLQCNRCKVTADLTLTGRTPCSAQCENCTTSISAAFRPCMLHHYSDVLGYLDLQNTTAVDLVLQECELTVGCLSCSQEGPVQNLAYGQTKEFNCENCHTKLSILAESTKFHYIQPRTNKTGSSGVSYKTLRDPAVQKGKPLPEKGTCKHFKQSHRWLRFPCCGRTYPCDVCHDENQDHPMELATRMICGFCAKEQPYGNGKPCVSCGGMMTRGTYTSHWEGGRGCRNKAKMSRNDRQKYANSNKTVSRKAAAEKK; encoded by the exons ATGGTGAATAGTGAGGAAGAGAGGATGGAAGAAGGTGGTTTAGAGGGAGTAACTCCAGCACAGCAGCTGTGCCGTTTCTTTTCTCAAGGACGTCATTGCAACTTTGGGAAGAAGTGTAAATTTCTGCATGTAAGAGATGATGGCAAAGCTCATGAGAAGGAAACCGTCAGCACATCCTACCCAGCTGCATCAGTGGGCCACAGGCCATCACCAGTCCGCCGGCCATGCCGCTACTTCATCGCAGGACACTGCACCATGGAAGACAGATGTCGGTTCTGGCATCCACCACAGTTAGCCCTACTGGATGACCAGCCTGTTCCAGGCAATCAGACGAGAGCTGAACAGAGAATTCAACCAGTGCCTCACCCCAGCGTCCTTCAGGAGGTGAAGCTGAGTGACATGACAGAGGATATCGCCAAACAGCTACGAGACACAGAGATCAGTCAGCTGAAGAAGCGTTTTCCCAAAGATCAGCTGATTATTCAGGAACGTAGTGATGGGAAAGTTACTTATTACCGTGCAACTGTAAAGGCCACAGATCCAGACTGG CCTTTTGATCTGAAAGAAATTGACATCATGGTGAGCTTTCCAGACAATTACCCGCAAGAG atTTTTACTTTGGATATACCCCTGGACCAGGATCTGCCTTCTGTAATGGCGAG GCATGTACAGCAAGCATCGTTGGAGTGGCTTCAAGCCAAGCATGCGACCAATCAGCTCATGGGAAAGGTAGAGCTGCTTTTCAGGCCTTTTCTTCGCTGGCTGGATCGCAGCTTGGAGAGGCTGTTTACTGAAGGAGCCCGGCAG ttgaaaAAAGACATTGATTTAGAAAAAGCTGGACTGCAGTTTATACCCTATCAGGAGCTCCAGGCAACTGTGTCTGAAACATCTGAGCCTGcatctgatgctgctgctgcagacagAGATGAGGACATTGAAATGACACAGGAGGAAGGGAAGTTGGTGCAGCAGGAGAATCTTGGTGGTGATGAAGGGACCGAGAAAGAGGAGACGAGTCATCTGGTGGAGAACATTAAGATCAGCAATCCTCGCCGAGGcacagaggtgaagctgctgggACTGATGCTGGGAGAGAACACCGCCACTGTAGTCGCCCCGCAAATTACTGTTTCTCTTCAGTGTAACAG GTGTAAGGTGACTGCAGACCTGACACTCACTGGAAGGACCCCCTGCTCGGCTCAGTGTGAAAACTGTACCACAAGCATAAGTGCAGCATTCAGACCCTGCATGCTTCACCATTACAGTGATGTCCTGGGTTACTTGGATCTCCAAAACACTACAGCTGTGGACCTAGTACTTCAGGAGTGTGAACTCACTGTGGGCTGCCTCAGCTGTTCCCAGGAGGGCCCAGTGCAG aaCCTTGCCTATGGACAAACAAAGGAGTTTAATTGTGAAAACTGCCACACCAAACTCAGCATCCTGGCTGAGAGCACAAAATTTCACTACATTCAGCCTCGCACCAATAAAACAG GGTCAAGTGGTGTCAGTTACAAGACATTAAGAGATCCTGCTGTGCAAAAAGGGAAGCCACTGCCAGAAAAAGGAACatgcaaacatttcaaacaaagccaCCGCTGGCTAAG GTTTCCCTGCTGTGGTCGGACCTACCCCTGCGATGTGTGCCATGATGAGAACCAGGACCACCCCATGGAACTCGCCACGCGGATGATTTGTGGTTTCTGTGCTAAAGAACAG CCATATGGCAATGGAAAGCCATGCGTCAGCTGTGGAGGCATGATGACGAGAGGCACGTACACCAGCCACTGGGAGGGAGGACGAGGGTGTAGAAACAAAGCCAAAATGAGCAG AAATGATCGACAGAAATATGCCAACTCCAACAAAACGGTTTCGAGGAAGGCAGCCGCTGAGAAGAAGTAG
- the kti12 gene encoding protein KTI12 homolog: MPLIVMCGYPCSGKSRRAEELKVYFEESTERKVHIVGDGSLGVEKNTVYADSQKEKNVRASLKAEVERKVNKDDIVILDSLNYIKGYRYELFCLIKHAQTPHCLVYSLTSHEESSLWNTNRDAADQYNQDIFDALVQRFEAPDSRNRWDSPLFTILKDDTLPFEAISDALFKRKAPPPNQSTQSQPLSSANFLYELDKITQDVLMAIFNAQKTSVPGDLIAVPGASEKIELTRNVNMAELRKLRRQFISYTKLHPTENTGQIANMFVQYLNKSLH, from the exons ATGCCCCTAATAGTGATGTGTGGTTACCCCTGTAGTGGTAAGTCACGAAGGGCAGAAGAGCTGAAGGTGTATTTTGAAGAAAGCACAGAAAGAAAGGTTCACATTGTTGGAGACGGAAGCCTGGGGGTTGAGAAAAACACTGTTTACGCAG ATTcccaaaaggagaaaaatgtcAGAGCGTCTCTGAAAGCTGAAGTGGAGAG gaaagtCAACAAGGATGACATTGTTATTCTAGACTCATTAAATTACATAAAAG GCTACCGCTATGAACTGTTCTGCCTCATCAAACATGCACAGACTCCACACTGCTTG GTCTACAGTTTGACGTCACATGAAGAGAGCTCATTATGGAACACAAACAGAGATGCTGCTGATCAGTACAATCAGGACAT CTTTGACGCATTAGTTCAGCGATTTGAAGCTCCGGATTCCAGAAACCGATGGGACAGCCCTCTCTTCACTATCCTGAAAGACGACACGCTTCCATTTGAAGCCATTTCTGATGCGCTTTTCAAAAGAAAAGCACCCCCACCGAACCAGTCTACTCAGAGT CAACCgctgtcatctgcaaactttttATACGAGTTGGACAAGATCACTCAAGATGTCTTGATG GCGATTTTTAACGCCCAGAAGACGAGCGTTCCCGGGGATCTTATCGCAGTTCCAGGAGCTTCGGAAAAGAT TGAGCTCACCAGAAATgtcaacatggcagagctgcggAAACTACGGCGCCAGTTCATCAGCTACACCAAGCTGCACCCGACAGAAAACACGGGACAAATTGCTAATATGTTTGTTCAGTATTTAAATAAGAGTCTGCACTGA
- the ch25hl1.2 gene encoding cholesterol 25-hydroxylase-like protein 1, member 2, with protein sequence MDLVETSVDIWMSWSREKSLLQPLWDSLRLNYTDYLRSPLFPIVLTVSSYFVFCIPFLLCDIMGDKWPWVQQFKIQPSRRPTASALLHCAGVTLYNHVFLVLPASVAQWAWRPPADLPDQAPSLLELIAGVIGNLLLFDLQYFIWHLLHHRIRWLYVTFHAIHHNYSSPFALATQCLGGWELVTVGFWTTLNPVILRCHLFTTWAFMVLHVYVSIEDHCGYDFPWSTSRLIPFGIYGGPSKHDVHHQKPNTNFAPHFSHWDKIFGTHADFSFSSAT encoded by the coding sequence aTGGATCTTGTAGAAACCAGTGTAGATATTTGGATGAGTTGGTCAAGAGAAAAGTCTTTGCTGCAGCCTCTGTGGGACAGCCTGAGGCTCAACTACACAGACTATTTGCGATCTCCGCTCTTCCCCATTGTGCTGACTGTCTCTTCATACTTTGTCTTCTGCATCCCTTTCCTTCTTTGTGACATAATGGGGGATAAATGGCCGTGGGTTCAGCAATTCAAGATACAGCCGAGCCGCCGACCAACGGCCTCTGCATTGCTGCACTGTGCAGGTGTCACCTTGTACAACCATGTGTTTCTTGTGCTTCCAGCATCTGTGGCCCAGTGGGCGTGGAGGCCACCCGCTGACCTGCCAGACCAGGCTCCATCCCTGCTGGAGCTGATCGCCGGGGTGATAGGCAACCTCCTGCTTTTTGACTTGCAGTACTTCATTTGGCACCTGCTCCATCACAGGATCCGCTGGCTGTATGTCACCTTCCACGCCATCCATCACAATTACTCGTCTCCCTTTGCTCTTGCGACTCAGTGTCTTGGTGGCTGGGAGCTGGTTACAGTGGGCTTCTGGACCACCCTGAATCCTGTGATCCTGAGATGTCACCTGTTCACTACATGGGCCTTCATGGTGTTGCATGTGTATGTTTCTATAGAAGATCACTGCGGCTATGATTTCCCCTGGTCCACATCTCGTCTGATACCATTTGGCATCTACGGAGGGCCCAGCAAACATGATGTGCACCATCAGAAACCCAATACAAACTTTGCACCGCACTTTAGTCACTGGGACAAAATATTTGGCACACATGCTGATTTCAGCTTCTCCTCAGCTACGTAA